tttttgacatattttacaCATTAGCTGACAGTCTTCACAATCAGCAGGCAGATCGATGTATGTCGAGGAAACATTTATGTCATTGTGACTGTCCAGTTTTGTGATGGTGACTAACCACCAGAGCACCCTGATGCCCCAACCAGCTGTCGTATTGagagaaaatgaattaaaatgatcATTTTGTGACAGTGCTTCAATATGAACATTATAATGGCCCTTTACACATTCTTTGAAGTGTTTTGATGCTGCACGGtgttaaaatgtcatatttataaTCATGCATCACTACGGCTTTTAACATTTTCACTCAAAATGCAACAACTATCTTAtagttttgaaaaataaagcaCACATGGACTAATAACACTGTGAACAGAGTGGTGATTATGTCAGTATCCTATCATTTCAGCATCTAATTAAGCACTGGAGGTCAATACATTGAACTTCCAGTTTACACTCACTCAGGATGTGTTACCACAGCAGCATGTACAGTATGGTGGACATAGCGAAGTTAATTTGTAAAGCTAAACCGTTCAGGGTGCAATAGCGACACTATCTGACAAGGGTAAAATTCAAAGCTGTacactttaaaatacattacttGTCTGTAATTACACTGTAAGCTCTTTGCTATTGCAAAGTACAGTTATTTCTTTTTCTCGCATGACGTCCTCCACATCTTTCTGGACTCTTGCAATATGGAAATGGTGAGCTGTGCCTCTAATAATCCAACTGACATTGATGAGCAGTGAAGCAAGCTATATGCAGATCCTTTTCCCCCCTCAGCGGATCTTTTCCGTGTTTTAATCAGCATACAACATGAAGCCGGAGAAGGTGCTGtacttgttgttgttgccccCGTGCGCCTTTCCGCCGTCCAGCTTGATGTAAATCTCGTCCCCGGGCTCGAGGTGCAGGACAACACTGTTGCTGGCGTAGTCGTAGTTCTGGTCGGCGTCTTGGGCGATGGCACTGGCTCTCACCTAGAAGGGAAAGTTGACATATCTGCTGATGAAACGtgtctttattttgaaatcagaACCGCGGACAGCTCCATCCATTTTTTTAGGCTAAATGTGTTGGAGTCTCTTTCTAGGGACACGGGTGCGTAAAATGCAAAACGTGCAAATTTGTGCATCAAACGGTGTATGCACTGTGTATTATTAACAGAGACTATAAAGACTAAAgctaaaacaaatcaaaagatTGTTACATAGCCTAATTATATCTTGAAGCGTCCTACCTGGTTGTTTTTACAGAGGTCAGCCCACATGCTGGTTCCATCTCCGCCTCGCATCAGTACATGGTAAACAAAGAAGTAAATCCCCGGTATTGAGCAGGTGAATTTCCCTGAAGAAGGGTCATAGTGGTTGCCCAGATTTGTGACTACGTCGTCGAATTTCAACACTTCGTATCCCTCATGCTGCTTCTTCAGTCCTGCATAAAATGCAATCTTTGGGATTGTGTTGTAAGTGGCAGCGCTGACGGCACCGTTAGGCCCATTTGCTCCAGGTGCTCCGGGTGGACCCGGTGCCCCTCTCTCTCCGGGCGGACCAGCAGGTCCAGATGGCCCGGGCTCGCCAACCGGACCCCTCGGACCCATCCTCCCGACGCGTCCCGGCTCTCCTTGAGGACCTTGGATGAACGTCGGAAGCGACTGCACCAGACGGTTGTCTTTGATTGGGTTGTTTGCCTTGGCCGTGGCCGTGGCCGCGGTCCCGTGGGAGTCGCACACCATTTGGCAGGACCCGAGCATCTCGTAGCGGGCAGGAGTACCGGCGGTGTTCACCATGACCGGGATCAGAACCACCAACACCAGCACCAGCGCGACACCACAAACACCAGTTGCGATCATCTGCGCTCTGCGGATTCGCTGTGTTCTCCGGAGTGGATGGTCTTCCAGCCTGCTTGTGGGCGATGTGTTTGCAGAGGGAAGAATTTCACCTGCTTTTCGCAACTTTTGGAGATAAAATAGTCTTTTACATGTGTATGCGCAAAAGTAACCATCCACAACTTTTACGCGCTGCAGTATCCGTCTAACTGATTCATCTCCGCTTTCTCACTGCaagaaaaataacaacaaacgaCTTTCTGTGAGGAAAAAGTACACAATCTACGTTAAGTGGTTATGCAGCACACAGTCAGCTGCACAAGTTATGCCCACCACGGTGCCACAGGAGAGAATGGGCTTGAAGTGAACCGCTTCTGTGTTTGGAGAGTGAGGGGAGGGGTGAAGGTGATGGAGGGGATAGAATCCCTGCATTTCTTAAatcaaaagagagaaaggggaaaCATATACATAACTTTGAAGCTCTAAAACTTGATTCATCtactttatgtatttgtttgtgggGTCAGAAAACTACTTGGGTATTAACACATTACTTTTTCTATTGATGGCTGTAACGTTACCTCCCACAACACGTTATTAGAACTTATCCAAAAAGCTCTAAAGGTCTTGAGCATAATGAGGCCCATTAAAGACAAAAAGCTATAGTCGTTTGGCACCTGGTCACACCTCAGTGGCTCCCCATGTCCAATTTATCACTTGGAGAAAATCTATAGAGCCACtgaaaggaaggagggagtCACTAGGAGCTGGCAGTTAAGGATGACTTAACATAAATATACTGGTGAAATGACTGAATGCTGAGGCATTTAGAAGCAAAATAGGGGGAGATTACTTAATTAATTACTAATGGGAATTCACCAGTAGGTTAATGCTGGTTGTAATATTAGCCTAAATAAGTAATACGTAAAAATGTACAATTGAATTCtccattatttttaaaatgatccACATAAAACTTCGGCACAGTGGCTTTTGTAAGGTTTGAGTGATGAAGAGCTAATTCTTGGCGAGGAGGACAGATGATGATGTGCTCATGAATGCAGAGGCTGTCACTGTGTGTCCATGGCACCTCACTGCCAGGTGGAGAGATagatgaagaggaaggaaaaacacagatagCCTTGTTTGTTTGGGAGGAGCGAGGCTTTGATTGCAGCCCGAATGAGATTCTATTAGAGTCACAcatttaactgtgtgtgtttgttgaatTGTGAACTCAAAAAGTGCCATACAGAATAATTGACAATCTTAAAAAGACAGTTAAAAGGGCTGTAAATGAACAAATAATGAGCTGTATTACTTAACAAATATTTGACGATCTTATTCTATCACAGCAGAATTGTTAAAAGTCATAAGATGTGTATATGCTatgtgtactgtaaatgtatttgCTTTAAGTAAGACACACTCAAATCAAAGGTTTTATTCAGAGCCAAAAGCctcttaagcccctgacacaccaacccgacagctgaccgtcggcagaaaaggctgtcggactgatcagtcggctccccgaggtccaaaaagt
This is a stretch of genomic DNA from Sander vitreus isolate 19-12246 chromosome 12, sanVit1, whole genome shotgun sequence. It encodes these proteins:
- the c1ql3b gene encoding complement C1q-like protein 3b produces the protein MIATGVCGVALVLVLVVLIPVMVNTAGTPARYEMLGSCQMVCDSHGTAATATAKANNPIKDNRLVQSLPTFIQGPQGEPGRVGRMGPRGPVGEPGPSGPAGPPGERGAPGPPGAPGANGPNGAVSAATYNTIPKIAFYAGLKKQHEGYEVLKFDDVVTNLGNHYDPSSGKFTCSIPGIYFFVYHVLMRGGDGTSMWADLCKNNQVRASAIAQDADQNYDYASNSVVLHLEPGDEIYIKLDGGKAHGGNNNKYSTFSGFMLYAD